Part of the Candidatus Krumholzibacteriota bacterium genome is shown below.
TACAGCCCCGAAGTTCTCCTTCTTAAAGCCGACCTTAATTACGCCGCCGGCTTCAACAGAAAGGCCGCGAGATATTATAACATGGCACTGGCGGGCGATGACATTAAAGGTCAAGAGGGAGAGATCCTGGTTAAACTGGCCGGCATATATTCAAATAAGCTCTCAGATACGCTGGCGGCTCTTACGGCTTTAAAAGAAGCGGCAGAAGTTACAGCGGGCGGAACAAGGCAGGAGGCGCTGTTTGAAACAGCTCTGCTTGAAGAGGCCTCCGGCGATTATAAATCCGCCTCCGAGAACTATTTGAAACTAATTAGAGAATACCCTGACGGAGACCGCGGCCCTGAAGCTGAAAGACGTCTTAAGGTCTTGAAATTGAGAGAGAGATGGAATAAAGACCTCGCCGGTAAACTAGGAGAGATTGCATCAAGCGGTAATGATAGAGATATAAGAATGATTGAATCGGGGATTACTTTTTATAACGCGCGGGATTTTGATACCGCCATTGAATTTATCGAAAATTCCTTTTCGGATGAATTGCCGGAAGACGCCCGCGCTAAAGCGAACTTTTATCTGGGCAGGGCATACTTCGATAAGTATAAGATCACCGAGCTTAAAGGTGACGCGCGGGATGAATTTTTGGATAAGGCCCGCTCGCTCTGGCTCAATACGGCGCGTGACTATAATAATACCAGGTGGGGAGAAGAGGCTCACAGGGCGTATCTGGATTGTAAGTTCAAGGACTGGAATCTTGCCACCCGCCTCAAAAGACTAGATGAGTTTATTAAATATTACGAAGGAAGCGCCGGCAGATGGTGGGCCCTCGAAAAGAAACTGGATTTTCTATACCAGGCCGCTGTGAGGGGTGAAAAATGGGCATCTGAAAGCGCTATAACCCTATGCAGGAAGATACTTTCAGCTTCTCCGCCGGACAGTATAAGATACCGGACAATTAAGAAAAAAGCCTATTTACACAGGGATAAGGGGAATACCAGAGAGGCGGAAGAGCTCTTAACAGAGTATATTTCAGGAGATTTAGGGGGGGCGGCCAAGGCCCCTGTCTGCTATGACCTTGGAGAGATACGCATATCCCTGAGGGAATATGAAAAAGCGCTTGACGCCTATAACTGCTCTCTTCGAAACAATCCCGCAGGCAGGCTTGCCGAGAATTCCCATATTCGAAGGGGCGACTGCTATCTGTTTATGAAGAGATACGGAAGGGCCCAAGAGGAGTACGGAAAATTCGCCGGCCTGTTTCCTTCGAGTTCATTGTCGGATGTCGCCGAGTATAGAAGGGGATTGGCTCTGGAAAGAATGAGAAAGACGGAGAGGGCGGATTCTATCTTCAGTGAACTTCTCGCAAGAGACGGTATCAAAAGAAGCCTGCGCGTAAAGCTCCTTTCCAGGGCAGGCAGGAAATATTATTCGAATAATCAGTTTTCAAAGGCTGTAAAGGTTTATAAAGAGCTTGTTATGTTGGAAGAAACTGCCGGTAACGTAGCGATCCTCGCTGAAGCTCTCAGAGAAACAGGAGACTTAGAAGGCGCCGCTTTGAACTTTTCCCGCGCGCTTGAGCTTGAAGAACCCGATATCTGCAGGGTGCTTGAAGGAAGGGCGAAAGCCTACTACAGGCTGGGAGAATACGATAAGGGCGAAGAAGACCTTGACAGAATATGGAGTCTTTGCGCGGGTTCAGACGCCGCGGCCTCTGTTCTTCTGGAAAAGGGTATGATATTCATAAGTAAAGGGGAGTATAAAAAGGCCCGTCAAACCCTGGATTATATTACGGAGAAGTTTAAAGAGACCGAATATTCTCAAAAGGCTCTTTACTACCAGGCCCTCTGTGATATCAAGTCCGGAGGGTATGAGGAGGCGGAGAGGAAGCTGAACGCATTCCTCGCGGGTTCGCCCCATTCTTCAATTCTCTGCATGGCATACTTCAAGCTGGCCTCCGTTCAGCTCAATATGGAAAAGCTGAATTTAGCGGCTAGAAATTTTTCCCTCGCATCAGAGGCGTGCTCGGATTCCGAACTTTCACTTAAGGCCTTGAGGAATCTCGCCCGGATTTACGAGAAGACGGAGAACTGGGATAAGGCCTCCGCCACATGGGAAAAGATTATTGAAAGACATCCCGCCGATTCAGATATTATCGAATCGTTCTTTAAACTGGGATTTTCATACAGTCAGGCCGGACGTTTTGAGCCGGCCTATGACGTTTACAGCAGGATACCCGCGATAGCGGTAAACGAGAAACAGTTGGGAAGAGCGCATTACTGGGCGGGCATAAGTCTTAAGAATTTAGAGAGATACAGAGAAGCTGTAAGGGAATTCCTCCGTGTGCCCTATCTTGGAACGGGCGGAATGTGGGGTGTTACTTCAAAGCTTGAAGCTGCCGGGTGCTATTCGAAACTCGAGAGGTACGATGAAGCGGAGAGGATATACACTGACATAATATCGTCTCACGGAAAGGATTCGGATTGGGGCAGGATAGCGGCCGGTTCCCTGCAGCAAGTACGGAATATAAAAGATAAAGATCAGAGCGGGAAGAATGGGCAGAAAGAAAGTAAGTAAATCGGACAGGACAGATTCGGACAGAGCTTACGAGTATCTCACCGTCAGGGGAGCGCGGGAACATAATCTGAAGAATATCACCGTTACAATTCCGCGAGGCCGGATGGTTGTGATAACGGGCCTTAGCGGTTCAGGAAAGTCGTCTCTCGCTTTTGACACGATATACGCTGAGGGACAGAGACGCTACGTCGAATCTCTTTCCAGTTACGCGCGTCAGTTTTTAGAGCAGATGGAAAAACCGGACGTTGACTCGATTGAAGGCCTTTCGCCGGCCATTTCCATAGATCAGAAGACAACTTCCCGAAACCCGAGGTCGACTGTCGGCACAGCCACGGAAATTTACGACTACTTGAGGGTTCTTTTCGCCAGGGTCGGCACGGCGCATTGCCCGTCCTGCGGCAGAAAGATATTCAGTCAGTCGCTGTCACAGATAATAGACACTCTCACGGCTAATGAGAAGGGGAAGAGGGTCGTCCTGATGGCCCCTGTGGTAAGAGGGAGAAAGGGTGAGCACAAGACGAAACTCAGAAAACTTTCAAGCAGGGGATTTACAAAAGTCCGGGTTGACGGAAAGACCTTTTCGCTCGGAGACGAGATAAAGATAGACAAGAACAGAAAACACAATATCGAAGTAATAGTGGACAGACTTACCTTAAGGGACGGCATCAGAGAGCGTCTTACAGATTCCGCTCAGACCGCGGTTGATATCAGCGACGGGGTTCTGCTGGCTAAGATCGGAAAAGAGAAGGAACAGCTTTTCAGTCTTGAACATTCCTGTCCTTACTGCAATATCAGTCTCGGCGAGGTGTCGCCCAGACTGTTTTCTTTTAATTCGCCGTACGGCGCGTGCCCGGAATGTAACGGACTTGGAACAACGGTTGATTTCTCCATAGAACTTGTCGTTCCGGACCGGTCGCTGAGTATTAGAGAAGGAGCTCTGGCGCCCGTGGGCGCTCTCAAGGACAATTGGTTTGGCCAGAGGTTGAAGTCCCTTGCCGGTGAGAATGATTTCTCGCTGGATATGCCATTCGAAGATTTGACAGAGGGTGTTCAGAAAACCGTCTTGTACGGTTCTGAAGATGATCTTGTCGTAAGGTATGATTTTGAGAAGGGTGAGGGGGAATATGTAACTGAGTGGGAGGGTGTGATACCCAATCTGAGAAGGAGATATCATCAGACGGCTTCTGAGGCTGTGCGGGGCTGGTGTGAAAATTATATGACTATGGAAAGTTGTCCGGCGTGCGGGGGAACGAGGCTTCGCCGGGAAGCTCTCTCTGTTCTTACCGGCGGAAAAACGATCGGCGACGTGAGTTCAATGACGGTTGAAGAATTACTCCGGTTTATGAATTCTCTGCGGTTTGAAGGGAACAGGAAAATAATCGCGGCTCCGCTCTTGAAGGAAATAACGAGCAGACTCCAGTTTCTCGTTAATGTGGGGCTCGACTATCTTACACTGGATCGCTCCGCCCGGACCCTCGCGGGAGGAGAAGCTCAGAGAATCAGACTGGCCACGCAGGTGGGGACGAAGCTCGTGGGTGTTCTATATATTCTCGATGAGCCGACTATCGGACTTCATCAGAGGGACAACGCGAGGCTGATCTCCACTCTGAAAGATTTAAGGGATGCAGGCAACACGGTTGTTATTATCGAGCACGACCGCGAAACGATACTGGCAGCGGATTATATAATTGATCTCGGCCCGGGCGCGGGAGAGATGGGCGGTCAGCTCATAGCTGCCGGAACAAGAGATGATGTTATCGCGGAAAGCAAAAGTCTTACCGGAAAATATCTCAAGACGCAGCAGCATTTCGATCTTAAGACGGGCGGGGAAAGAGGTTCCGGGGAAAGCATAGTGCTTAAAGGCGGAAGGGAGAATAATCTTAAGAATATAGACGTTGGATTTCCCCTCGGGAAACTGATCTGTGTAACAGGAGTTTCAGGGTCCGGCAAGAGTACAATGATGGAAGATATTATATACACGGCCCTTCGCCGCAAGTTTTACCGTTCTCAGGTTCTGCCCGGAAAACATGACGGTATCGAAGGGGTTGAACATATTGATAAAGTAATAAATATCGACCAGTCTCCCATTGGAAGAACCCCCCGGTCTAATCCGGCGACTTACACGGGGATTTTTACTCCCGTGAGGAAAATATTCTCGGAACTGCCCACATCGAGGATGAGAGGGTATAATCCGGGAAGATTCAGTTTCAATGTAAAAGGGGGAAGATGTGAAGCGTGCCGCGGGCAGGGAATGATCAAGGTTGAAATGCACTTTCTGCCGGATGTTTACGTGCATTGCGGAGATTGCGGGGGTAGAAGATACAACCGCGAAACGTTGGAAGTTGCCTACAGAAACAGGAATATCGCCGAGGTTCTTGAGATGACCGTGGACGAAGCGGAGGGCTTTTTCGAAAATGTCCCGCCTGTAAGAGGGAAATTAAGGGTTCTGAAAAGTGTGGGGCTCGGCTATATTCGTCTTGGGCAGCCCGCGACGACACTCTCGGGAGGAGAGGCGCAGAGGGTAAAACTCGCCTCTGAACTCTCAAAGAAGAGTACGGGAAGAACACTCTATTTTCTGGACGAACCAAGTACGGGGCTTCATTTTGAAGACGTAAAATTGCTTATGAACGTGCTTAACAGATTGGTCGATCAGGGTAATACGGTGATAGTAATAGAGCATAATCCGGATATTATCCGGCACGCCGACCATATAATTGACCTTGGCCCCGAAGGGGGGCGGTATGGGGGAGAGGTGGTTTTCAGCGGAGCTCCGGCTGATATTCTAAGCTGCGGCGCTTCGTACACGGGAAAGATGCTAAAGAAATACAGCACGCGGGATTGAAGAATGGTTGAATTAAACAGCTTCGACAGTTAATGTTAATTCTAAACTTGATGAAGGGGTTGTAAGCGATGAGCAGGAAAACAGCTTTATACGACAGGCACGTTGAGAACGGCGGTAAGATCGTGGACTTCGCGGGCTTTCTCATGCCCGTCTCTTTTGAAGGAATAGTGGCGGAACATAACAGGGTGCGCGAGAGTGTGGGATTATTCGATGTCAGCCATATGGGAGAGATTGAGATTACAGGCGAAAGAGCCGCGGAATTTGCCGATTACGTTGTTACCAATAATGTGGGTTCACTCGATGACGGGCAGATATGTTATACTGTCTGCTGCAATAACGAAGGGCACGCCCTCGACGATTTGCTTGTTTACAAGTTTTCCTCAGGCAGGATTCTGGTAGTCTCCAACGCGGCTAATTATGAGAAGATATTCCGCCACCTTTCTGATAAGCGCTGGGAAGATGTTGATGTCAAAAACATCTCTGACGACATAGGACAGATAGCGATTCAGGGTCCCCGTTCCAGAGAGCTTATGCTCAAGAGCGATATCTGCTCGGGATTCACTGAAAAGGTAGAAAACTTGGATTACTACAGGTTCTTTTCTTTCGAGAAAGACGGAGAGGAGATTATTCTTTCAAGAACGGGATATACAGGCGAACTGGGTTATGAGCTCTATGTTCCCGCGGGCCGTGTTGTAGAAGTCTGGGATGATTTAGAGAGGGCCGGAAAGGAACTTGGCGCGGCGCCTATCGGCCTGGGAGCGAGAGATACCCTAAGATTTGAATCGGGGTTCTGCCTTTACGGGAATGAACTCGATGAAGACACCTCTCCGCTCGAAGCCCGTCTCTCCTGGACCGTAAAACTTGATAAGGGTGATTTTATCGGAAGAGACGCCCTTGTGGATGAGAAGGAAAATAAACCGGCTCGTAAACTGATCGGTCTTGAACTTATCGGAAGGGGCATAGCGAGAACGGGATTTAAGGTTTTTCAGAACGAGGAGGAAGCGGGACGCGTGACATCCGGCAATTATTCCCCCACACTCGGCAAATCCCTCGCGATTGCAATGATCAGACGGTCAATCTCCAAGAAGATAAAGGACTTTGAAATAGATATCAGGGGCAGAAGGCTGAAGGCAAAGAGAGTTAAATTCCCTTTTTACAAGAGCAGGGTGAAGGATTAGCACTTCACCGGAAGGAAGGTGTGAAATGGAGATAGAAGAATGCCTTTTTACCAAGGAACACGAATGGGTGTTTGTCGAAGATAAAGTGGTGACAATCGGTATCAGCGAGTATGCTGCCGGCGAGCTGGGAGATATCGTTTTTATTGAGCTTCCCGAAAAGGGCCGGAAAGTAAAACAGATGGACCCTGTGGGGACTATCGAGGCGGTTAAGACTGTGGCCGAGCTTTTCTCACCCGTAACGGGCGAAGTAACTGAAATCAATGAAGAGGTAGTGGACAACCCCGATATTGTCAACAAGAGCCCCTACGGAGAGGGATGGTTTATTAAGATAAAGATGGAGAATATGTCTGAACTTGATGTTCTGTTCAGCTACGAGGAATACAAAGATTTTCTCGGTGAGGAGTAACTCCGGCAGGCCGCGCCGAATCTGAATGCGCGGCAACAGCATTAAAGAAGGGTAACAGATG
Proteins encoded:
- the gcvT gene encoding glycine cleavage system aminomethyltransferase GcvT; amino-acid sequence: MSRKTALYDRHVENGGKIVDFAGFLMPVSFEGIVAEHNRVRESVGLFDVSHMGEIEITGERAAEFADYVVTNNVGSLDDGQICYTVCCNNEGHALDDLLVYKFSSGRILVVSNAANYEKIFRHLSDKRWEDVDVKNISDDIGQIAIQGPRSRELMLKSDICSGFTEKVENLDYYRFFSFEKDGEEIILSRTGYTGELGYELYVPAGRVVEVWDDLERAGKELGAAPIGLGARDTLRFESGFCLYGNELDEDTSPLEARLSWTVKLDKGDFIGRDALVDEKENKPARKLIGLELIGRGIARTGFKVFQNEEEAGRVTSGNYSPTLGKSLAIAMIRRSISKKIKDFEIDIRGRRLKAKRVKFPFYKSRVKD
- the gcvH gene encoding glycine cleavage system protein GcvH; this encodes MEIEECLFTKEHEWVFVEDKVVTIGISEYAAGELGDIVFIELPEKGRKVKQMDPVGTIEAVKTVAELFSPVTGEVTEINEEVVDNPDIVNKSPYGEGWFIKIKMENMSELDVLFSYEEYKDFLGEE
- the uvrA gene encoding excinuclease ABC subunit UvrA; translation: MGRKKVSKSDRTDSDRAYEYLTVRGAREHNLKNITVTIPRGRMVVITGLSGSGKSSLAFDTIYAEGQRRYVESLSSYARQFLEQMEKPDVDSIEGLSPAISIDQKTTSRNPRSTVGTATEIYDYLRVLFARVGTAHCPSCGRKIFSQSLSQIIDTLTANEKGKRVVLMAPVVRGRKGEHKTKLRKLSSRGFTKVRVDGKTFSLGDEIKIDKNRKHNIEVIVDRLTLRDGIRERLTDSAQTAVDISDGVLLAKIGKEKEQLFSLEHSCPYCNISLGEVSPRLFSFNSPYGACPECNGLGTTVDFSIELVVPDRSLSIREGALAPVGALKDNWFGQRLKSLAGENDFSLDMPFEDLTEGVQKTVLYGSEDDLVVRYDFEKGEGEYVTEWEGVIPNLRRRYHQTASEAVRGWCENYMTMESCPACGGTRLRREALSVLTGGKTIGDVSSMTVEELLRFMNSLRFEGNRKIIAAPLLKEITSRLQFLVNVGLDYLTLDRSARTLAGGEAQRIRLATQVGTKLVGVLYILDEPTIGLHQRDNARLISTLKDLRDAGNTVVIIEHDRETILAADYIIDLGPGAGEMGGQLIAAGTRDDVIAESKSLTGKYLKTQQHFDLKTGGERGSGESIVLKGGRENNLKNIDVGFPLGKLICVTGVSGSGKSTMMEDIIYTALRRKFYRSQVLPGKHDGIEGVEHIDKVINIDQSPIGRTPRSNPATYTGIFTPVRKIFSELPTSRMRGYNPGRFSFNVKGGRCEACRGQGMIKVEMHFLPDVYVHCGDCGGRRYNRETLEVAYRNRNIAEVLEMTVDEAEGFFENVPPVRGKLRVLKSVGLGYIRLGQPATTLSGGEAQRVKLASELSKKSTGRTLYFLDEPSTGLHFEDVKLLMNVLNRLVDQGNTVIVIEHNPDIIRHADHIIDLGPEGGRYGGEVVFSGAPADILSCGASYTGKMLKKYSTRD
- a CDS encoding tetratricopeptide repeat protein, with amino-acid sequence MKTSALIFGLIAAAALLLIPGLNGALAGQNEDFRFAEKLRSDGMFIAAAEEYIRFCEKYPESSLRPGALFSAGESWMQAGKPREALETFKSYIDSYPEDKQVCKALFYRGRVLKKTERYKEGASEFLLLADEYRGCPLVEKALLEAGESLLSASDPAEAAKAFKRLINEYRGTALAPRALYGLSLALTSMGRELKGYATLEELAENYPDSPVAAFALLKLGVRASDKGRTEEAETYFNKTLSRYEETAIREKALLSLIKLYYNGKDYKLALKESERFIEDFKKTDGRDDIYITAINAASEIGETDKSLLLIENFRKEFPKGDSTGWTYVKSSKLLRLKGETEKALKELERMKRFFPESSYSPEVLLLKADLNYAAGFNRKAARYYNMALAGDDIKGQEGEILVKLAGIYSNKLSDTLAALTALKEAAEVTAGGTRQEALFETALLEEASGDYKSASENYLKLIREYPDGDRGPEAERRLKVLKLRERWNKDLAGKLGEIASSGNDRDIRMIESGITFYNARDFDTAIEFIENSFSDELPEDARAKANFYLGRAYFDKYKITELKGDARDEFLDKARSLWLNTARDYNNTRWGEEAHRAYLDCKFKDWNLATRLKRLDEFIKYYEGSAGRWWALEKKLDFLYQAAVRGEKWASESAITLCRKILSASPPDSIRYRTIKKKAYLHRDKGNTREAEELLTEYISGDLGGAAKAPVCYDLGEIRISLREYEKALDAYNCSLRNNPAGRLAENSHIRRGDCYLFMKRYGRAQEEYGKFAGLFPSSSLSDVAEYRRGLALERMRKTERADSIFSELLARDGIKRSLRVKLLSRAGRKYYSNNQFSKAVKVYKELVMLEETAGNVAILAEALRETGDLEGAALNFSRALELEEPDICRVLEGRAKAYYRLGEYDKGEEDLDRIWSLCAGSDAAASVLLEKGMIFISKGEYKKARQTLDYITEKFKETEYSQKALYYQALCDIKSGGYEEAERKLNAFLAGSPHSSILCMAYFKLASVQLNMEKLNLAARNFSLASEACSDSELSLKALRNLARIYEKTENWDKASATWEKIIERHPADSDIIESFFKLGFSYSQAGRFEPAYDVYSRIPAIAVNEKQLGRAHYWAGISLKNLERYREAVREFLRVPYLGTGGMWGVTSKLEAAGCYSKLERYDEAERIYTDIISSHGKDSDWGRIAAGSLQQVRNIKDKDQSGKNGQKESK